The Oncorhynchus kisutch isolate 150728-3 linkage group LG20, Okis_V2, whole genome shotgun sequence genome has a segment encoding these proteins:
- the LOC109878447 gene encoding coiled-coil domain-containing protein 85A isoform X2, whose amino-acid sequence MEKASQPQLSLSITKSESPAEDISNIQDEDLLKWTKEDLVRRLRRSEADKMSVILDHSNLIREVNRSLQLHLNEIRGLKDINQKLQEDNRELRDLCCFLDDDRQKGKRVSREWQRLGRYSASIMRKEVTLYLQKLKELEVRQDEVVRENLDLKELCLLLDEEKGRGGGGVGVGGGGGGGGCVVGVAGGCRNSIDSQSSLLLVPGTGLLMRDVGDGSSTSSAGSADSSDHPHHKQLHLVTHAGSLGGGGTGSPEHLQKPRAGSVSGEREIPSSPEPPHPQGRHRSTSLEYPYAMPQLCRPRCGSISVPDHTHSARSMRGLSPEKYGRNVGRRSPESQHPSTKHHHLHSSDLLLSQKQQHLLGSGQGGSAGELYQRHHRGSIGGGSCCGSPEPRQAHLGLGTPEHQHHEKGCVMSAGGSPETHRHQYSGSPDHMKFGSPGREVQKRPATAEELSPHHRSIYNGMNALMSAGCCTTNCRNVKIWDSFDASS is encoded by the exons ATGGAAAAAGCTAGTCAGCCACAGCTTTCGCTGTCCATAACAAAGAGTGAAAGTCCAGCGGAGGACATCTCAAATATACAGGACGAGGACCTTCTCAAGTGGACCAAAGAGGATTTGGTGCGGCGGCTCCGGCGGTCTGAAGCCGATAAAATGAGCGTGATACTGGACCACAGCAATCTGATCCGCGAGGTCAATCGCAGCCTCCAGCTGCACTTGAACGAGATAAGAGGGCTGAAG gacatCAACCAGAAACTGCAGGAGGACAACCGGGAGCTGAGGGACCTGTGTTGCTTCCTGGATGACGACCGTCAGAAGGGCAAGCGGGTGTCCAGGGAGTGGCAGCGACTGGGGCGCTACAGCGCCTCCATCATGAGGAAGGAGGTGACGTTGTACCTTCAGAAGCTCAAGGAGCTGGAGGTGCGGCAGGACGAGGTGGTCCGGGAGAACCTGGATCTCAAAGAACTCTGTTTGTTACTCGACGAGGAGAAAGGaagaggtggtgggggggtgggggttggtggaggaggaggagggggaggttgtGTGGTGGGGGTGGCAGGAGGGTGTAGGAATTCTATCGATAGCCAGAGTAGTTTGTTGCTGGTCCCCGGGACAGGGTTGTTGATGAGGGACGTGGGGGATGGGAGTAGTACGTCTAGCGCGGGGAGCGCCGACAGCTCCGATCACCCCCACCACAAGCAGCTCCACCTGGTTACACACGCCGGTAGCCTCGGGGGCGGTGGAACTGGGAGCCCGGAGCATCTCCAAAAGCCCCGGGCTGGCAGTGTGAGTGGAGAACGTGAGATCCCCTCCAGCCCTGAACCTCCTCACCCCCAGGGCAGGCACCGTAGCACCAGCCTGGAGTATCCCTACGCCATGCCCCAGCTCTGCCGGCCCCGCTGCGGCTCCATCTCGGTGCCCGACCACACCCATAGTGCCCGTTCCATGCGGGGGCTCAGCCCCGAGAAGTACGGTCGCAACGTGGGTCGCCGGAGCCCCGAGTCCCAGCACCCATCCACCAAGCACCACCACCTCCACAGCTCCGACCTGCTTCTCTCCCAGAAACAGCAGCACCTCCTTGGGTCGGGTCAGGGCGGCAGCGCCGGGGAGCTCTACCAGAGGCACCACAGGGGGAGCATCGGGGGCGGTAGCTGCTGTGGAAGCCCCGAGCCCAGACAGGCACATCTAGGGTTGGGGACGCCAGAGCACCAGCACCATGAGAAGGGCTGTGTGATGTCGGCCGGGGGCAGTCCAGAGACTCACAGGCACCAGTATAGTGGGAGTCCAGACCACATGAAGTTCGGCAGCCCTGGGAGAGAGGTACAGAAGAGACCGGCCACCGCTGAAGAGCTGTCACCGCATCACAGGAGCATCTACAACGGCATGAACG
- the LOC109878447 gene encoding coiled-coil domain-containing protein 85A isoform X1: MEKASQPQLSLSITKSESPAEDISNIQDEDLLKWTKEDLVRRLRRSEADKMSVILDHSNLIREVNRSLQLHLNEIRGLKDINQKLQEDNRELRDLCCFLDDDRQKGKRVSREWQRLGRYSASIMRKEVTLYLQKLKELEVRQDEVVRENLDLKELCLLLDEEKGRGGGGVGVGGGGGGGGCVVGVAGGCRNSIDSQSSLLLVPGTGLLMRDVGDGSSTSSAGSADSSDHPHHKQLHLVTHAGSLGGGGTGSPEHLQKPRAGSVSGEREIPSSPEPPHPQGRHRSTSLEYPYAMPQLCRPRCGSISVPDHTHSARSMRGLSPEKYGRNVGRRSPESQHPSTKHHHLHSSDLLLSQKQQHLLGSGQGGSAGELYQRHHRGSIGGGSCCGSPEPRQAHLGLGTPEHQHHEKGCVMSAGGSPETHRHQYSGSPDHMKFGSPGREVQKRPATAEELSPHHRSIYNGMNDLRVHLFTSTQGEYGGKLRQNLDRLTVT, from the exons ATGGAAAAAGCTAGTCAGCCACAGCTTTCGCTGTCCATAACAAAGAGTGAAAGTCCAGCGGAGGACATCTCAAATATACAGGACGAGGACCTTCTCAAGTGGACCAAAGAGGATTTGGTGCGGCGGCTCCGGCGGTCTGAAGCCGATAAAATGAGCGTGATACTGGACCACAGCAATCTGATCCGCGAGGTCAATCGCAGCCTCCAGCTGCACTTGAACGAGATAAGAGGGCTGAAG gacatCAACCAGAAACTGCAGGAGGACAACCGGGAGCTGAGGGACCTGTGTTGCTTCCTGGATGACGACCGTCAGAAGGGCAAGCGGGTGTCCAGGGAGTGGCAGCGACTGGGGCGCTACAGCGCCTCCATCATGAGGAAGGAGGTGACGTTGTACCTTCAGAAGCTCAAGGAGCTGGAGGTGCGGCAGGACGAGGTGGTCCGGGAGAACCTGGATCTCAAAGAACTCTGTTTGTTACTCGACGAGGAGAAAGGaagaggtggtgggggggtgggggttggtggaggaggaggagggggaggttgtGTGGTGGGGGTGGCAGGAGGGTGTAGGAATTCTATCGATAGCCAGAGTAGTTTGTTGCTGGTCCCCGGGACAGGGTTGTTGATGAGGGACGTGGGGGATGGGAGTAGTACGTCTAGCGCGGGGAGCGCCGACAGCTCCGATCACCCCCACCACAAGCAGCTCCACCTGGTTACACACGCCGGTAGCCTCGGGGGCGGTGGAACTGGGAGCCCGGAGCATCTCCAAAAGCCCCGGGCTGGCAGTGTGAGTGGAGAACGTGAGATCCCCTCCAGCCCTGAACCTCCTCACCCCCAGGGCAGGCACCGTAGCACCAGCCTGGAGTATCCCTACGCCATGCCCCAGCTCTGCCGGCCCCGCTGCGGCTCCATCTCGGTGCCCGACCACACCCATAGTGCCCGTTCCATGCGGGGGCTCAGCCCCGAGAAGTACGGTCGCAACGTGGGTCGCCGGAGCCCCGAGTCCCAGCACCCATCCACCAAGCACCACCACCTCCACAGCTCCGACCTGCTTCTCTCCCAGAAACAGCAGCACCTCCTTGGGTCGGGTCAGGGCGGCAGCGCCGGGGAGCTCTACCAGAGGCACCACAGGGGGAGCATCGGGGGCGGTAGCTGCTGTGGAAGCCCCGAGCCCAGACAGGCACATCTAGGGTTGGGGACGCCAGAGCACCAGCACCATGAGAAGGGCTGTGTGATGTCGGCCGGGGGCAGTCCAGAGACTCACAGGCACCAGTATAGTGGGAGTCCAGACCACATGAAGTTCGGCAGCCCTGGGAGAGAGGTACAGAAGAGACCGGCCACCGCTGAAGAGCTGTCACCGCATCACAGGAGCATCTACAACGGCATGAACG